A region from the Aricia agestis chromosome 12, ilAriAges1.1, whole genome shotgun sequence genome encodes:
- the LOC121732720 gene encoding uncharacterized protein LOC121732720 gives MGIDLHLTENDTDVISNVDASYTIVNSPTPNTLDQISESDLPRTPSPLSCILSSPFRHAASPQSSIVSSPSTHISSPKISCPRPAKKKSPWKHILRKFQYRYNKELKLKDQKIQELKRINQNCLKRIQRLQRDKIIRDLNKKNHNLSIIEQKSQLPIEPCHAEVKNIVKKYFEDDENSRMCAGKKEFVTKGKIKKQKKYLTDSLLNLHNKYIKNYPQYKLSYSAFCKLRPFWIRIPNVNSRETCLCKDHENMDLVVLALRQNNLIVEKSVNEVLQTLCCDPRNINCLAKNCDSCKHKVINYKEFDNSKEAYYWIWNKVKKTYIKDQKEKTTLQTIKEKRNGTLSYRMVQMLTGYGCFGHYLHHTARREPTPQCHHCTEEDDTAQHTLVAYPTWVAQRAEHSAAIGPDRTLPDIIRALVRS, from the exons ATGGGAATTGATTTGCATCTAACAGAAAATGACACTGATGTCATTTCCAACGTAGATGCATCTTATACAATAGTAAATTCACCTACACCAAATACTTTAGATCAGATTTCAGAATCAGATTTACCACGGACTCCTAGCCCTCTAAGTTGTATCCTTTCGTCGCCTTTTAGACATGCTGCAAGCCCACAAAGTTCAATCGTATCATCACCTTCAACTCATATCAGTAGCCCGAAAATTTCATGTCCCAGACCTGCTAAAAAGAAATCGCCTTGGAAGCATATTTTACGCAAATTTCAGTACAGAtataataaagaattaaaattaaaagaccaaaaaatccAAGAACTTAAGAGAATTAACCAGAATTGCTTGAAGCGGATACAAAGATTGCAAagagataaaataataagagacttgaataaaaaaaatcacaatttatCTATAATAGAACAAAAATCCCAGCTACCCATTGAACCCTGTCACGCAgaagttaaaaatattgtaaaaaaatattttgaagatgATGAAAATAGTAGAATGTGTGCAGGAAAAAAAGAATTCGTTACCAAagggaaaataaaaaaacagaaaaaatatcTTACCGACAGTCTGCTAAATTTACAtaacaaatatataaaaaactatcCTCAATACAAATTAAGTTATAGTGCATTTTGCAAGCTTCGTCCATTTTGGATACGCATACCAAACGTTAATAGTCGAGAAACATGTTTGTGTAAAGATCACGAAAATATGGATCTGGTCGTTTTGGCACTTCGACAAAACAATTTGATTGTTGAAAAATCGGTAAATGAGGTTTTACAAACACTATGTTGTGATCCTAGAAATATTAACTGCCTAGCTAAGAACTGTGATAGTTGCAAACACaaggtaattaattataaagagTTTGATAATTCTAAAGAGGCATATTATTGGATTTGGAATAAAGTAAAGAAAACGTATATAAAAgatcaaaaagaaaaaacaactcTTCAAACAATCAAAGAGAAA CGTAATGGCACTCTCTCCTACCGGATGGTGCAGATGCTGACAGGATATGGGTGTTTCGGTCACTACCTGCACCATACGGCCAGACGGGAGCCAACGCCCCAGTGCCATCACTGTACAGAGGAGGACGACACGGCGCAACACACGCTCGTTGCCTACCCAACCTGGGTCGCACAACGGGCAGAACACAGCGCTGCTATAGGACCAGACCGGACACTCCCGGACATAATAAGAGCATTAGTCCGGTCGTGA